From Arcticibacter tournemirensis, one genomic window encodes:
- a CDS encoding GntR family transcriptional regulator has product MKSSPHAPEATEISADESLQPFNHRMKYMQLAEHINHQIETDQLHVNDRLPSLKQLEEQLGMSKETVLKGLNYLSEKGIIESVYRKGYYVRRKAQHHPYRIFFLLDKMNILRDRIYYSFLNTIKDFADVDVFFHHHNFKVFEKLIHENLNNYTHFVITTFLREDPSALLNQIPPHKRIIIDYDEKNLSGDYTSIYQDFKSNIYDSLVELLPRLKKYNQLILIAPEEAYHAHAVIAGFKLFSKEYKFKNKIAHRVEEEAFEKGNVYITFGRYDLDDVSIIKLSRKNNWKLGKDIGLLSYNDTAVKEVLENGITVISTDFDKMGEEAAKAIIEKRIIRMRDPSKVILRNSL; this is encoded by the coding sequence ATGAAATCGTCACCGCACGCCCCTGAAGCGACTGAAATCTCAGCAGACGAGTCTCTTCAGCCATTCAATCACCGTATGAAATACATGCAACTGGCAGAGCACATAAATCACCAGATAGAAACAGATCAATTGCATGTGAACGACCGCCTCCCCTCTTTAAAGCAGTTGGAAGAGCAGCTCGGCATGAGTAAGGAAACCGTCCTTAAAGGTTTAAATTATCTTTCAGAAAAAGGCATCATCGAATCAGTATATCGGAAAGGCTATTATGTTAGAAGAAAAGCACAGCATCATCCATACAGGATATTTTTTCTTCTCGACAAGATGAACATCCTTCGCGACCGTATCTACTATTCCTTTCTGAATACCATTAAAGATTTTGCGGATGTAGACGTGTTTTTCCACCATCATAACTTCAAAGTATTTGAAAAGCTAATCCATGAAAATTTAAATAATTACACGCACTTTGTGATCACCACCTTTCTGAGGGAAGATCCTTCAGCGCTATTAAACCAGATTCCGCCCCATAAAAGGATTATCATTGATTATGACGAAAAGAACCTGAGTGGCGATTATACATCTATTTACCAGGACTTTAAATCCAATATTTATGATTCGTTGGTGGAACTGCTGCCCCGGCTTAAGAAATACAACCAACTTATTCTCATCGCGCCCGAGGAGGCCTATCATGCTCATGCGGTTATAGCTGGCTTTAAACTGTTTAGCAAAGAGTATAAATTTAAAAACAAGATCGCTCATAGAGTCGAGGAAGAAGCGTTTGAAAAGGGTAATGTCTACATCACTTTCGGAAGGTACGATCTGGACGATGTCAGCATAATAAAACTCTCAAGAAAAAATAACTGGAAGCTGGGAAAAGACATAGGACTTCTTTCATATAACGATACTGCCGTGAAGGAAGTTCTTGAAAACGGGATAACGGTGATCAGTACAGACTTTGATAAAATGGGAGAAGAAGCAGCTAAGGCAATCATCGAAAAAAGGATAATACGGATGCGCGACCCCTCGAAGGTTATTCTAAGAAACTCCTTGTAG
- a CDS encoding SusC/RagA family TonB-linked outer membrane protein, translating into MKKQIPVYLGVLIFFLICSPVVTAYAQQKVFKTISGKVADGMNEPLAGVTVMIKGKQTAVQTNNDGLYSIPVADSMNVMLRFSYMGFTTREIWVAAKNTILNVVLQSDVKALDDVVIIGYGSVRRRDLTGAVGQADVGDMKKAPVPSFAEALAGRVAGVQVNSNDGQPGNEMNIVVRGNNSVTQDNSPLYVIDGFPVETASNNIINPEEIESIEVLKDASATAIYGARGANGVIMITTKKGKKGEPVISYDGWVGSHQVNKKQEVLSPYEFVKYQLEQNPTVYTPIYLNNGKTIEDYRDVKGINWQDQVLRTALVQNHNLAIRGGNEKTRYSLSGSYLDQQGVILNSGFRRYQGRFGLEQDVSTKFRASVNVNYSATKRYGTIAADAQTSPTASLMYSMWGFRPVTGDSIKDANLLEQLFDPDIDPSANTDLRINPLLATINEYNPLFNNVLIVNTLGEYKITKDLSFRVTGGLTSTNQRRELFNNSNSRLGHNYTNNKVNGTISNREITNLLNENTIRYNKRFSKDHNLKVLAGVTIQDIRDFSNGFTSTLVPNESLGIKGLDEGQITAAPTTDLSSGLLSYLSRVDYSYRNRYLFTASIRADGSSKFLKENRWAYFPSAAFAWRMKDESFMQKLEFLSEGKVRIGYGATGNNRVGEYAALTALQINASSGYATGNNAGQGIVPTNLGNTALKWETTVQSNAGIDLGFFKNRISLTADYYYKETKDLLLRATLAPSMGFLYAFKNIGRVSNRGLELTLSTINIERKNFSWSSDFNIAFNRNKVLSLNEDEPSLATRVTWGNFNNAFPYIAIPGKPIALFYGMLFDGVYQYSDFDGTTGRGYVLKRGIPNNGVARENIKPGDVRFKDINGDSQIDNNDLTIIGDPNPLHTGGFNNNLSYKKFDLNVFLQWSYGGDLLNANRIEFEGGDPVTRNFLNMFESFENRWTPENQTNDLYRVGGQGPAVYSSRTIEDGSFLRLKTLALGYTLPATVLKKINVKTLRIYAAAQNLVTWTNYSGLDPEVSTVNSALTPGFDWSPYPRPRTITLGLNATF; encoded by the coding sequence ATGAAAAAACAAATACCAGTTTATTTAGGTGTGCTTATTTTTTTCCTCATTTGTTCGCCGGTGGTAACCGCCTATGCACAGCAGAAGGTTTTTAAAACCATTTCCGGAAAGGTTGCCGATGGAATGAATGAGCCGTTGGCGGGTGTAACGGTAATGATCAAAGGTAAACAGACTGCTGTACAGACCAATAACGATGGCCTTTATTCGATACCCGTAGCTGATTCGATGAATGTGATGCTTCGTTTTTCTTACATGGGTTTTACTACTAGAGAGATATGGGTAGCTGCAAAAAACACCATATTAAACGTGGTGTTGCAGAGCGATGTAAAAGCGTTGGACGATGTGGTTATCATTGGCTATGGCTCTGTACGAAGAAGAGATTTAACGGGAGCCGTTGGGCAGGCTGACGTTGGAGATATGAAGAAAGCCCCCGTTCCCAGCTTTGCGGAAGCACTGGCCGGACGGGTGGCTGGTGTACAGGTGAACTCCAACGACGGGCAGCCTGGAAATGAAATGAATATCGTAGTAAGAGGAAACAATTCCGTTACTCAGGATAATTCGCCGTTGTATGTAATTGATGGATTTCCTGTGGAAACTGCTTCGAACAATATTATAAACCCCGAGGAAATAGAAAGTATTGAAGTCTTAAAGGATGCTTCCGCTACGGCTATATACGGAGCAAGAGGCGCCAATGGTGTAATCATGATTACAACAAAGAAAGGAAAGAAGGGCGAGCCTGTCATAAGCTATGATGGATGGGTTGGCAGCCATCAGGTCAATAAAAAGCAGGAAGTATTAAGTCCCTATGAGTTTGTAAAATATCAGCTTGAGCAAAATCCTACTGTCTATACTCCTATTTATCTGAACAACGGGAAAACAATCGAAGATTACAGGGATGTAAAGGGAATTAATTGGCAGGATCAGGTTCTCAGGACGGCGTTGGTGCAGAATCATAACCTGGCGATCAGGGGAGGAAATGAGAAAACCCGATATTCGTTGTCCGGATCTTATTTAGATCAGCAAGGTGTTATTCTGAACAGCGGTTTCAGACGCTATCAGGGGCGGTTCGGCTTGGAGCAGGATGTTAGTACAAAATTCAGAGCTTCAGTGAATGTCAATTATTCTGCAACCAAACGTTACGGAACCATTGCTGCAGATGCACAGACCAGCCCAACCGCCAGTTTGATGTATAGTATGTGGGGATTCAGGCCTGTGACCGGAGATTCGATCAAAGACGCTAATTTACTGGAGCAGCTTTTTGATCCTGATATAGATCCGAGCGCAAATACTGATCTGCGTATTAATCCCTTGCTGGCAACAATCAATGAGTATAATCCATTATTCAATAATGTTCTGATTGTAAATACTCTGGGAGAATATAAAATCACAAAAGATCTGTCATTCCGTGTAACAGGTGGGTTGACAAGTACTAATCAGAGAAGGGAACTATTTAATAATTCTAATTCCCGTCTTGGCCATAATTATACGAATAACAAAGTAAACGGAACAATCAGCAACCGGGAAATAACCAATCTTTTGAATGAAAATACTATCAGGTACAATAAAAGATTTAGCAAAGATCACAATTTAAAAGTGCTTGCAGGGGTCACGATACAGGATATACGTGACTTTTCTAATGGCTTTACTTCAACGCTTGTTCCAAATGAATCTTTGGGTATTAAAGGATTAGACGAGGGACAGATTACAGCAGCCCCGACCACTGATTTATCAAGTGGTTTACTGTCTTATTTGAGTCGTGTAGATTATTCTTATAGGAACCGATACTTGTTTACGGCTTCTATCAGAGCCGACGGATCATCGAAGTTTCTTAAAGAGAATCGCTGGGCATACTTTCCTTCCGCTGCATTTGCCTGGCGCATGAAGGATGAAAGTTTCATGCAAAAACTCGAGTTTTTAAGCGAAGGAAAAGTAAGAATCGGCTACGGAGCTACCGGAAACAACAGGGTCGGCGAATATGCTGCTCTGACGGCTTTACAGATCAATGCTTCGTCGGGATATGCCACTGGAAATAATGCCGGGCAGGGAATTGTGCCCACTAATCTGGGAAATACTGCGTTGAAATGGGAAACGACGGTTCAATCGAACGCCGGAATAGATCTGGGGTTTTTTAAAAACAGAATTAGTCTGACGGCCGATTACTATTACAAAGAAACGAAGGACCTGTTATTAAGGGCTACCCTTGCACCCAGTATGGGGTTTTTGTATGCCTTTAAAAATATAGGGAGAGTTTCTAACCGTGGCCTTGAACTTACTTTGAGTACGATAAATATTGAACGTAAGAATTTCTCGTGGTCATCAGATTTTAATATCGCCTTTAACCGGAATAAGGTACTGTCTTTGAATGAGGATGAACCTAGCCTGGCGACGCGTGTAACATGGGGAAATTTTAATAATGCCTTCCCCTACATTGCAATTCCCGGAAAACCCATCGCTCTTTTTTACGGGATGCTTTTCGATGGCGTATATCAATACAGTGATTTTGATGGTACTACTGGCAGAGGTTATGTTCTGAAAAGAGGAATCCCTAACAATGGGGTTGCGAGAGAAAATATAAAGCCGGGTGATGTAAGGTTTAAAGATATCAATGGTGACAGTCAGATAGATAATAATGATCTTACCATCATTGGCGACCCGAACCCGTTGCATACCGGTGGGTTCAATAATAATTTGTCGTATAAAAAATTCGATCTGAATGTTTTTTTACAATGGAGTTATGGGGGAGATCTCCTAAATGCAAACAGGATAGAGTTCGAGGGCGGAGATCCGGTAACCAGGAATTTCCTTAATATGTTTGAATCGTTTGAAAATAGGTGGACTCCTGAAAATCAGACGAATGATTTGTACAGAGTGGGAGGGCAGGGGCCGGCGGTATATTCGTCAAGAACAATAGAGGACGGCTCTTTTCTCCGGTTGAAAACGCTTGCGCTTGGATATACGCTACCTGCTACGGTTTTGAAAAAAATTAACGTCAAAACGTTAAGGATATATGCAGCTGCTCAGAATCTGGTTACCTGGACCAATTACTCAGGCCTGGATCCGGAAGTGTCTACCGTAAATTCGGCGCTAACGCCAGGGTTTGACTGGTCTCCATATCCTCGTCCAAGGACAATCACACTGGGTTTAAATGCGACTTTTTAA
- a CDS encoding RagB/SusD family nutrient uptake outer membrane protein — MKGLLFFLITVVLCFSSCSKLLDKEPDFVTPDKYFNTEDELMKSLNGVYNRLIDPNGRMYSRALFSYFAVSDEAFFKNISINNIRVMAMDAADLDIGRFWEVCYEGINRANLLIEHVDGANIDAQRRDAIKGEALFLRGYYYFILCDFFGAVPLKLQATQSPNDPFLPRASLSEVYNQIVKDMKEAEGLVHDIDYFSYNERVSKTAVQAILSRVFLKMAGEPLKDVSKFNDALEYANKVIASGKHSLNPSFSQIFINHCQKINEPKECLWEIGMYGNKIGNVDLAGMVGVENGIECPSEAIGYSGGAMRVTAKLYNLFGNADTLRRNWSIAPYKYVTSNGATVRSYFTGQQLYDRNPGKWRREYETGTKARSYNATNFPVIRYADVLLMKAEAENEVHGGPTEEAYKAINQVRRRAFGKPLDAANLVCDIPQGLDKDHFLTEVQNERARELCFEGLRKHDLIRWGSYVTTMNVTGRDIAATAPSTYRYAGNAGINTTARNVLFPIPNTEITVNKQIIQNTGW; from the coding sequence ATGAAAGGTTTACTTTTTTTTCTGATCACGGTAGTGCTCTGTTTTTCTTCCTGTTCAAAACTGTTGGACAAGGAGCCGGATTTTGTAACTCCTGACAAGTATTTTAATACTGAAGACGAGTTAATGAAAAGTCTGAATGGGGTATACAATCGCCTGATCGATCCGAACGGCCGGATGTACAGCAGGGCATTGTTTAGCTATTTCGCTGTAAGCGATGAAGCATTTTTTAAGAATATATCAATAAATAACATCCGCGTAATGGCAATGGATGCGGCCGATCTTGATATAGGTCGTTTTTGGGAGGTTTGTTACGAGGGCATTAACCGGGCTAACTTATTGATAGAACATGTTGATGGTGCGAATATAGATGCTCAACGGAGAGATGCCATCAAGGGAGAAGCTTTGTTTTTGCGGGGTTACTACTATTTTATACTGTGCGATTTCTTCGGGGCCGTTCCTTTAAAGCTGCAGGCGACTCAGTCGCCAAACGATCCGTTCCTGCCCCGGGCTTCGCTGTCAGAGGTATATAACCAGATCGTGAAGGACATGAAGGAGGCAGAAGGACTGGTGCACGATATCGATTATTTTTCCTATAATGAGCGTGTTTCTAAAACAGCGGTTCAGGCCATTCTTTCAAGAGTGTTTCTAAAAATGGCCGGGGAGCCATTAAAGGACGTATCTAAATTCAATGATGCGCTGGAATATGCCAATAAGGTGATTGCCTCCGGAAAGCATTCGTTAAATCCGAGTTTCAGTCAGATCTTCATTAATCATTGCCAGAAAATCAATGAGCCGAAGGAATGTCTGTGGGAGATTGGGATGTATGGCAATAAAATTGGGAACGTTGATCTTGCCGGAATGGTGGGGGTTGAGAACGGTATTGAATGCCCGAGCGAGGCGATTGGATATTCTGGCGGTGCCATGCGTGTTACGGCCAAGTTGTACAATCTTTTTGGGAATGCGGATACATTGCGTCGTAATTGGAGCATTGCACCTTACAAATATGTGACTTCGAATGGCGCGACAGTTCGCTCTTATTTTACGGGTCAGCAGTTGTATGACCGTAATCCGGGCAAGTGGCGGCGGGAATACGAAACGGGAACCAAGGCACGAAGCTATAATGCAACGAATTTCCCGGTTATACGGTATGCCGATGTCCTGCTTATGAAGGCGGAGGCTGAAAACGAAGTACATGGCGGTCCGACCGAAGAAGCCTACAAAGCTATCAACCAAGTACGCAGGCGGGCATTCGGAAAACCCTTAGATGCAGCTAATCTGGTTTGCGATATTCCGCAGGGATTAGATAAAGATCACTTTCTGACTGAAGTCCAGAACGAACGTGCCAGGGAGCTATGCTTTGAAGGTTTGCGTAAGCATGACCTGATCCGCTGGGGCAGCTATGTAACGACGATGAATGTGACGGGAAGGGATATAGCGGCAACGGCTCCTTCTACTTACAGATATGCCGGCAACGCCGGGATCAATACCACTGCAAGGAATGTATTGTTCCCGATACCTAATACAGAAATAACTGTCAACAAACAGATAATCCAGAATACAGGATGGTAG
- a CDS encoding DUF5017 domain-containing protein → MHKIFLYIFCVFIAAGCSKEKVVVPDFEISTESGTYKVGDTITFNFSGKPDNITFYSGEPGHNFDYRSRTVADNDLQIEFKTLVQYAVIYDNLKLLVSTDFNGIYSADNLKLATWTDISDRATFSAGQDNVSSGVISLKPYVRDNSLLYVAFHYTDYKKSQGQNRWIIRTFTADKISPEGVVSNLATMATGGWKGISLLNSTQVWTISSTQLLMYGGTAANEDNDDWVISKGFDFQSVEPDLGIALKNVSTRLDSYQHVYTEPGTYKVVFEASSVRYNGEKRVVKELSLQIMP, encoded by the coding sequence ATGCATAAGATCTTTTTATACATTTTTTGTGTTTTCATCGCAGCGGGATGCTCGAAGGAAAAAGTAGTTGTACCTGATTTTGAAATTTCCACAGAATCTGGTACCTATAAGGTGGGCGACACTATCACATTCAATTTCTCTGGAAAGCCCGATAATATTACGTTTTATTCGGGAGAACCCGGGCATAACTTTGACTACAGGTCGCGGACCGTCGCAGATAATGACCTGCAGATCGAATTTAAAACGCTTGTACAGTATGCGGTCATCTATGACAATCTTAAACTATTGGTCTCTACGGATTTTAATGGTATTTATAGTGCCGATAATCTCAAACTGGCAACATGGACCGATATCTCTGATCGGGCAACTTTTTCAGCCGGACAGGATAATGTTTCTTCGGGGGTTATCAGCCTTAAGCCCTATGTCAGAGATAACAGCCTGCTATATGTGGCTTTTCACTATACGGACTACAAAAAGTCGCAAGGGCAGAACCGTTGGATAATACGAACATTTACCGCCGACAAAATATCACCGGAGGGGGTGGTATCCAATTTGGCGACAATGGCTACAGGCGGGTGGAAAGGTATTAGCTTACTGAACAGCACGCAGGTATGGACGATCTCTTCGACTCAGTTATTAATGTATGGAGGAACAGCTGCCAATGAAGACAACGACGATTGGGTGATCTCTAAAGGTTTCGATTTCCAATCAGTAGAGCCCGACCTCGGGATCGCGCTGAAAAACGTTAGTACCAGATTGGATAGTTATCAACATGTTTATACAGAGCCTGGAACTTATAAAGTGGTGTTCGAAGCATCATCCGTTAGGTACAATGGTGAGAAGCGGGTGGTCAAGGAGCTGTCGCTGCAAATAATGCCGTAA
- a CDS encoding glycerophosphoryl diester phosphodiesterase, translating to MVTFSQQGMVLWRTFIVALMFFLPEWGSAQMRGDIDLHNDALQLSWQKTKKGYRLADLKVHKKDGWRSVPSPSGWYTVLYAADKPSEAPISIRDKHNMEITFPEEKYRYITPIWKQVTSSVEMNTAGSAVHFLPRSVDRHHEQLVFSEDNRLAAIRAAWSLDERFQNDILVTMTLTAKKAGYYSLSSPTLAALSKQHLQWASVPGVFQGNAIEPDFIRAFAYGQGIPDKPVVVRERTVSTLSPLVTTADTITFAVIPDPKTGRDPWKYDKKTQSDWLLGLSVMNRKAELSPTVYHPVLGEKQSFLKAGESVSFSFRYTVQPQGWYPVFKHAINDIYRFKDFLKLKKARQSLTDRLLGLHNYVVDDSLSKWRLDQYNGMTIGAQDYLGGVYGSERDALKNSDYGAMWMLAKISDDSILRNTRLPYARNFKLAQQNKENGFFYGAAAGQYYLNKSKRFTEEWGPYSEPIGLTYYMMMDIGNILLFEPGDKVLKDELRLAADKLLAWMGSDGRWQVAYDNHTGKALFTDLEDLRPTFYGMVIAYKVLHEAKYLQAAMKGADWYIQHAVDKGRFLGVCGDTRFMPDFATGQSVQALLDLFDLTQEEKYKEAAVAAARIYTASIYTHPIPTSEKKVVNGVVREDWEISQAGLSFEHGGVLGSANHHGPILLASHAGMFVRLFAETRDSLFLDMARAAALGRDAFVEPRTNVASYYWDAMNNGAGPFPHHAWWQIGWITDYLLSEIKVRSLKQIDFPGGFITPKVGPHQSYGFTGGTVYGTQASLLLKAGVIHLEDPYVDYFMAANEHEKKLFVMLLNNDDERRVASFSLDYSKVWKDKQITPVSIFGIDEGGSRRELPTNPGLALPLEPYGLQTIEIRYK from the coding sequence ATGGTTACGTTTTCTCAGCAGGGAATGGTTTTATGGAGGACATTTATCGTGGCTCTGATGTTTTTTTTGCCTGAATGGGGTTCAGCTCAGATGCGTGGCGATATTGATCTGCATAATGACGCGCTACAGTTAAGCTGGCAAAAAACAAAAAAAGGGTACCGGTTAGCTGACCTGAAAGTTCATAAAAAAGACGGATGGAGATCGGTGCCATCACCATCAGGTTGGTATACCGTCCTGTACGCAGCTGATAAACCCAGTGAAGCCCCAATCTCTATACGGGATAAACATAATATGGAGATTACTTTTCCGGAGGAGAAATACCGGTATATAACTCCGATATGGAAACAAGTGACCTCATCTGTTGAAATGAATACAGCAGGTTCTGCTGTTCATTTTTTACCTCGGAGTGTTGACCGGCATCATGAACAGCTAGTGTTCAGTGAGGATAACAGGCTGGCGGCTATACGGGCTGCCTGGTCGCTGGATGAGCGGTTTCAAAACGACATTCTGGTAACAATGACGCTCACCGCAAAAAAAGCCGGGTATTATTCGCTGTCATCACCCACACTGGCAGCTTTAAGCAAACAACATCTGCAATGGGCCAGTGTTCCAGGTGTTTTTCAGGGAAATGCCATCGAGCCGGATTTTATCAGGGCCTTTGCATACGGTCAGGGAATTCCTGACAAGCCTGTTGTGGTAAGGGAACGAACTGTATCTACATTGTCGCCCCTGGTTACAACGGCCGATACGATCACTTTTGCCGTAATACCGGATCCAAAGACCGGCCGCGATCCATGGAAGTATGATAAGAAGACACAGTCCGATTGGCTGTTAGGCTTGTCTGTGATGAACCGGAAGGCAGAGCTTTCACCAACCGTCTATCATCCCGTATTAGGCGAGAAGCAATCTTTTTTGAAAGCGGGCGAAAGTGTGAGTTTTTCGTTCAGGTATACGGTGCAGCCTCAGGGCTGGTATCCGGTGTTTAAACATGCCATTAACGATATTTACCGGTTTAAGGATTTTCTGAAACTAAAAAAAGCCAGGCAGTCGCTCACCGACAGGCTTTTAGGACTGCATAATTATGTAGTAGACGATAGCTTGTCAAAATGGCGGCTTGACCAGTACAATGGAATGACGATCGGGGCGCAGGACTATTTAGGAGGAGTATACGGCTCTGAACGTGATGCACTGAAAAACTCCGACTATGGTGCGATGTGGATGCTGGCGAAAATAAGTGATGACAGCATCTTAAGAAACACCCGCTTGCCCTATGCCCGCAATTTTAAGTTGGCCCAGCAAAATAAAGAAAACGGTTTTTTCTACGGAGCGGCGGCTGGGCAGTACTATCTCAATAAAAGTAAAAGGTTTACAGAGGAGTGGGGGCCGTACTCTGAGCCTATCGGTTTGACTTATTATATGATGATGGACATAGGCAATATCCTGCTATTCGAACCCGGTGATAAAGTGCTGAAAGATGAACTACGCCTGGCCGCCGATAAGCTTTTAGCCTGGATGGGCAGTGACGGCCGGTGGCAGGTTGCCTATGATAATCACACTGGCAAAGCTCTGTTTACCGATCTGGAAGATCTAAGGCCGACATTTTACGGTATGGTTATCGCATATAAGGTTCTTCACGAGGCGAAATACCTGCAAGCGGCTATGAAAGGGGCCGACTGGTATATTCAGCACGCCGTTGATAAAGGCCGCTTTTTGGGTGTATGTGGCGATACCCGGTTTATGCCTGATTTTGCTACCGGGCAAAGTGTTCAGGCTCTTCTGGATCTGTTTGATCTTACACAGGAGGAAAAGTATAAAGAGGCTGCTGTCGCAGCTGCAAGGATTTATACCGCTTCCATCTATACCCATCCGATTCCGACTTCCGAAAAGAAGGTGGTCAATGGGGTGGTTCGGGAAGATTGGGAAATAAGCCAGGCGGGCTTGAGCTTTGAGCATGGCGGAGTACTTGGATCGGCGAACCATCATGGGCCGATTTTACTGGCAAGCCATGCCGGGATGTTCGTGCGTTTGTTTGCGGAAACGAGAGACTCGTTGTTTTTAGACATGGCCAGGGCTGCGGCGCTCGGACGGGATGCTTTTGTTGAACCCAGGACGAACGTTGCATCTTATTATTGGGATGCGATGAATAACGGCGCCGGTCCCTTCCCCCACCATGCCTGGTGGCAAATTGGCTGGATTACTGATTACCTGTTGTCTGAAATTAAGGTCCGGTCGCTGAAACAAATTGACTTTCCAGGAGGCTTTATTACACCTAAGGTTGGTCCGCATCAGTCCTATGGTTTTACGGGCGGCACGGTATACGGCACACAGGCTTCGTTGTTGTTAAAAGCCGGTGTCATTCATTTGGAAGATCCTTATGTTGATTATTTTATGGCCGCCAATGAGCATGAAAAGAAATTGTTCGTCATGTTACTGAACAATGACGACGAAAGGAGGGTAGCCAGCTTCTCGCTGGACTATAGTAAGGTATGGAAGGATAAGCAGATTACGCCGGTTTCAATTTTTGGAATAGATGAGGGGGGAAGCAGGCGGGAATTACCGACGAACCCCGGCCTGGCTCTTCCCCTGGAGCCGTATGGCTTACAGACGATAGAGATAAGGTATAAATGA